One region of Schistocerca gregaria isolate iqSchGreg1 chromosome 7, iqSchGreg1.2, whole genome shotgun sequence genomic DNA includes:
- the LOC126282488 gene encoding S-antigen protein-like: MDQDSVNSMDQDRMNSIFQDRVISIDHDRLNSMDQDKVKSMDQDRVSSIRQDRVKSLDQDRVNSMDQDKVNSMDEDRVNSLHKDRVNSMDQERVNSMNQDRVNTMDQERVNSMDQDRVYSMDQEKVNSMDQDRMNSMDQERLNNMNQDRVNSIHQDRVNSMDQDRVNSMDQDRVNSMDQGRVNSIHHDRVNSIDQDRVNSMDQDRVNSMDQDRLNSMEQDRVNSMDQDRVNSKDKDRVNSMDQDRVNSIHQDRVNSMDREKVNSVEQDRVNSMDQYRVNSMDQDRVNSMDQDRVNSMEQHRVISMDQDIVKSVVQGRVNSMDHDRLKSMEQDRVNSKDHDRVISINQDRVKSMDQDGVNSMDQDRVNSVDQDRVNSMDQDRVNSVNQDRVYSMDL, encoded by the coding sequence atggaccaggacagtgtgaacagtatggaccaggacaggatgaACAGTATATTCCAGGACAGGGTGATCAGTATAGATCACGACAGGTTGAACAGCATGGACCAAGATAAGGTGaaaagtatggaccaggacagggtgagcaGTATACgccaggacagggtgaaaagtttggaccaggacagggtgaacagtatggaccaggacaaggtgaacagtatggacgaggacagggtgaacagtttacataaggacagggtgaacagtatggaccaggaaagggtgaacagtatgaaccaggacagggtgaacactatggaccaggaaagggtgaacagtatggaccaggacagggtgtacagtatggaccaggagaaggtgaacagtatggaccaggacaggatgaacagtatggaccaggagaggTTGAACAATATGAaccaggacagggtaaacagtatacaccaggacagggtgaacagtatggaccaggacagggtaaacagtatggaccaggacagggtgaacagtatggaccagggcaGGGTCAACAGTATTCACcatgacagggtgaacagtattgaccaggacagggtgaacagtatggatcaggacagggtgaacagtatggaccaagacagattgaacagtatggagcaggacagggtgaacagtatggaccaggacagggtgaacagtaaagacaaggacagggtgaacagtatggaccaggacagggtaaacagtatacaccaggacagggtgaacagtatggaccgggAGAAGGTGAACAGTGTTgaacaggacagggtgaacagtatggaccagtacagggtaaacagtatggaccaggacagggtgaacagtatggaccaagacagggtgaacagtatggaacaGCACAGGGTGATCAGTATGGATCAGGACATTGTGAAGAGTGTGGTCCAGggaagggtgaacagtatggaccacgaCAGGCTCAAAAGTATggaacaggacagggtgaacagtaaggACCACGACAGGGTCATCAGTATaaaccaggacagggtgaaaagtatggaCCAGGacggggtgaacagtatggaccaggacagggtgaacagtgtggaccaggacagagtgaacagtatggaccaggacagggtgaacagtgtgaaCCAGGACAGGGTGTACAGTATGGACCTGTAA